The genomic region CTCTGTCTCGCCGGTGGGGGTGGGAAGAGTCAGTGCCCCGGGCACTGGGTGTCAAAGAGTGCATGCCGACAGGCTGATGTAACACTGCGAGGCATGACAACCATTACAGGATTTCCGTGAGGGGACTCAGCAGGTCTGACTGCCCGGCGCCCCGAAAGCAACGGCTGTGGCCATCATGAGCAGTCCTCACGCGCGAAGTGGTGACACAGGCAGGCGCAGCCGTCCCGTCGCCGCCGGCGCCGCCCATGCATCGAAGAGGTACGACTTTCGCCAATCCTGGACACTGTCAGGCTGGAAGAGGGACCGGCAGTCCGGCACCGCCCAGCTGCTGCCCGCCTGACAGCCGACCGCACCCGCGGCCCGCTGTTCCTCACCCGATGCGAGGCCCCGGCCGGAACGCCGACCCTTGATGTGTGCCCCCGACCGCCGCGAACATGCAGACCTCCCCCGGCGGCCCGTGCCTGACCACCAGCCCCGGCACCGCCATCGGCAAGACGAACGTGACCTTCCAGGCCAAGGGCAGCGACCGCGACGGCAACCTCAGGCAGGTCCAGATCGAGGTGTGGGACGCCGCAAGCGGAACTCAGATCTACAACGAGTGGATATGGCCCAACACCGACGGCGTCGTCACCCACGAAGTGCCCTTCGACAAGTTCACCGACGGCAGGAAGTACTACTGGCTCTCCCGCACGAACGACTGGGACGGATGGGGATCCGGCAGCGGACCGAACGACTCCGGAGGCGGCGGCTGGTGCACCTTCACCGTCAGCCACTCAGTCCCGCAAAACCCAGCCGTCTCCTCAACCGACTTCCCGGCGCCCGGCCCGGACTACTCCGTGTGGAGCGAGAAGCCGGCCAGCACACCTGACCAGGTGATCACGGTCAGCGGCAACGGTGCCAAGGCCGAGGACATCCGCGAATACCAGTGGAGCCTGAACCGCCCCCTGTTCGACAAGAAGGCGGTGCCGACCCCCACCAGCGGTGACCGGGCCGAAATCCGCCTTCAAGTCGACACGTCCGGTCCCAACGTCCTGTACGTCCGCACCGTCAACAAGTACGGCAACATCTCCCCGCAGACCACTTACCAGTTCCTCGTCAGCCCCAGGGCCGGGCAGGACAAGCCCGGCGATGCCACCGGCGACGGCAACCCCGACCTCTTCGCCATCGACAAGGACGGAAATCTCCGCTCCTACGCCGGCGATGCGGTCGGAGACACCGACGTCTACATCCCCGGTGCCATCCAGGACGGCAAGCCCGCCGACGGCTACTGGAAGACCGGCGCCAACGGCAAGCCCGCACTCATCGGCCACTCCACCGACTGGTTCCCCGGTGACGGACTGACCGATCTCATCGCCCGCATGCCCGACGGAAAGCTGTATGTCTACCCGGGCATCGGCACCGGCCAGTTCGACGTCGGCCGCCGCATGGAAATCCTCCTGCCCACAGGCGCACCCGATCCGGCAACCTTCCGGCAGATCGTCGTCACCGAGGACATCGACGGCGACGGCTTCGCCGACATGTTCGCCATCGCCGACGACGTCCTGTGGTCCTTCTCCGGCTACACCGGATCCAGCTTCACCTCCTACAAGAAGGTGGCCACCACGGTCTGGGCCGACCGCGACGTCATCGGCGTCCGCGACATCTCCGGAGACAAGGTCCCCGACCTCCTCTTCCGCGACAACGCCAACCCCAACCGCGGCATCGCCCTCCGCAAGGGCAAGCCCAGTCCGAACGGCGGAGTCGACCTCGTCTCCCTCAAAGACGCCGCCAGCGCGGCCGGCGGCGTGGACTACACCTACGCCACCACCGGCTGGGGCCGCACCACCATCCCCGTGATCCTCGGCACCCCCGACGCCACTGGCGACGGCATCCCCGACATCTGGGCCGTGGACACCCTCGGAAACCAATGGCTCTACCAAGGCGGAACCGCCACCCTCGGCGCCGCATCCGGCAGAGACGAAGACGGCTGGAACACCTTCCTCACCATCGGATAGAAACCCAGCCCCACCATGACGGCGCCCGGCCGGGACCAGTCCCGGCCGGGCGCCGTCATGTCCGGGGGCAGGCGCCGAAGCGACGCCCTCGTCGCCAGGGCGACGCGCGAAAGCCCGAGATCCGGGCCTCCCCGGCCGCTTCCGCTGTCACTGGCTCCGCGTACGGTCTGCGCATGGTTGATCAGCAGTGGAACGGTGTGCGCGAGCGAGTGGCCGCGCTGGGTACCCAGCCGTCGAGCGGCGAGGTGTTCGGCTCGCTCGGGCACAGGTGGGCCCTGGAAGACCCGCTATCCGATGACGCGCTTGCCGAACTCGAAGCCCAGATGGGTGTGCGATTGCCGGAGGACTACCGGACTTTCCTCACCTGCGTGGGCGCCGGCGGCGCGGGGCCCGCATACGGCCTCTTCCCCGTGCGCCGCGTACAAGGCCGCTGGCGCTGGGAAGGAGACGGAGCCGACTTGGCCGACCTGACCATGCTCGCCCGCCCCTTTCCTGACCACGGCCCGGACCCCGAAGCCCTCGACGCACTTCTCACCGAACGCCCTGAAGAAGAGGACTTCGACGAGATCGAGGACTTCGACGACGCCATCGAAGCATGGGACGAACGCTGGGAAGCCCTGATGTTCACCCCCGAGCGCACCGCCGGCGCCATCGTGATCTCCCACCTCGGCTGCGCTCAGAGGGAGTGGCTGATCATCAGCGGCACCCACCGCGGCACCATCTGGTCCGACTGCCGGGCTGACGACGCCGACCTCGTCCCGCTCCTCGACGACGCCGGGAAGCCGGTCACCTTCGCCCGTTGGTACATCGACTGGCTGGAACGGGCGGAGCTCACCGCACACCAGCCACCTACGAACGCCTGATGATGCGGATCTCTGGTACGGCCAGGGCTGCTCGTCCTCTGACTCGCTCCGGCATTCAACGGAGGGGGAACTTCCACGGCTGCCGGGAGATCAGGCCGACGGTGGCCAGGGACCGGCGAGCAGCCGCTCGGCCTCTGTGACGATCGCTCCGGTCAGCTGCTCGCGTGTGCCGCTCTGGATCGCTGCCCGGTCGTTGTACGCATCGACGTTGTCGACCAGCGGCGTAAGCGCCTGCGGCCGGGCCAGTGCACCCCAGCCCTCGTAGGTGATCACGTCACCGCCAGCTCCG from Streptomyces sp. NBC_00190 harbors:
- a CDS encoding FG-GAP-like repeat-containing protein; this translates as MPPTAANMQTSPGGPCLTTSPGTAIGKTNVTFQAKGSDRDGNLRQVQIEVWDAASGTQIYNEWIWPNTDGVVTHEVPFDKFTDGRKYYWLSRTNDWDGWGSGSGPNDSGGGGWCTFTVSHSVPQNPAVSSTDFPAPGPDYSVWSEKPASTPDQVITVSGNGAKAEDIREYQWSLNRPLFDKKAVPTPTSGDRAEIRLQVDTSGPNVLYVRTVNKYGNISPQTTYQFLVSPRAGQDKPGDATGDGNPDLFAIDKDGNLRSYAGDAVGDTDVYIPGAIQDGKPADGYWKTGANGKPALIGHSTDWFPGDGLTDLIARMPDGKLYVYPGIGTGQFDVGRRMEILLPTGAPDPATFRQIVVTEDIDGDGFADMFAIADDVLWSFSGYTGSSFTSYKKVATTVWADRDVIGVRDISGDKVPDLLFRDNANPNRGIALRKGKPSPNGGVDLVSLKDAASAAGGVDYTYATTGWGRTTIPVILGTPDATGDGIPDIWAVDTLGNQWLYQGGTATLGAASGRDEDGWNTFLTIG
- a CDS encoding SMI1/KNR4 family protein codes for the protein MVDQQWNGVRERVAALGTQPSSGEVFGSLGHRWALEDPLSDDALAELEAQMGVRLPEDYRTFLTCVGAGGAGPAYGLFPVRRVQGRWRWEGDGADLADLTMLARPFPDHGPDPEALDALLTERPEEEDFDEIEDFDDAIEAWDERWEALMFTPERTAGAIVISHLGCAQREWLIISGTHRGTIWSDCRADDADLVPLLDDAGKPVTFARWYIDWLERAELTAHQPPTNA